A genomic window from Planococcus rifietoensis includes:
- a CDS encoding ArsR/SmtB family transcription factor has translation MEAREFKNFAYGHFTKISKALSSPRRFELLDYLAQGPKTVERLAKETHMSVANTSQHLQALREARLVTSSKVKNHHYYELADNEVAQLLQLTKRLAERQFPDMGEVRTTETTAGGAVPVMSSAEALEEVASGRAVLIDVRAEDEYASRHLTDAVSIPLAQLEEKLEHLPVGKKVIAYCRGAYCLYASDAVRFLRERGFEAYRLDEGPADSAISQEIDTDGGEIR, from the coding sequence ATGGAAGCACGGGAATTCAAAAATTTCGCCTATGGGCATTTCACGAAAATCAGCAAAGCTTTATCGAGCCCAAGGCGTTTCGAGTTGCTCGATTATTTGGCGCAGGGGCCGAAAACGGTGGAACGCCTGGCGAAAGAGACGCATATGTCGGTGGCGAATACTTCACAGCATCTGCAAGCGTTGCGTGAAGCCCGGCTCGTCACTTCTTCGAAAGTGAAAAACCATCATTATTATGAACTTGCCGATAATGAAGTCGCCCAATTATTGCAGTTGACGAAACGGCTCGCTGAACGGCAATTCCCCGATATGGGCGAGGTCCGGACGACGGAAACGACAGCGGGTGGTGCGGTTCCGGTCATGTCCTCGGCTGAGGCATTGGAGGAAGTGGCTAGCGGACGCGCGGTATTGATCGACGTGCGGGCTGAAGATGAGTACGCCAGCCGCCACTTGACGGATGCCGTGTCGATTCCGCTAGCGCAACTCGAAGAGAAACTGGAACACTTGCCGGTTGGCAAAAAAGTCATTGCCTATTGCCGGGGCGCTTATTGCCTGTATGCGAGTGATGCTGTACGTTTTCTCCGTGAACGCGGGTTTGAAGCGTACCGTTTGGACGAAGGACCGGCGGATTCAGCCATTTCCCAGGAAATCGATACGGACGGTGGCGAGATTCGATGA
- a CDS encoding MFS transporter codes for MRNIQFGIKENIVQFLLLVLTNFFVGSMVGLERTVLPIIGEEEFGLASASAALSFIISFGFSKAIVNYFAGAIADRLGRKKVLIVGWSAGLFVPLLVIFADAWWMIVVANIFLGINQGLAWSMTVNMKIDLAKPTERGLAVGLNEFAGYTGVAVMAALSGYVASTFSNRPEPFYIGLAVVAIGLLLSFLVRDTGEHLKRQAKSASQEAALSAGEVFKRTAFKNPTLSTATFAGLSTNLKDGMAWGLFPLFFAGVGLSVPEIGLLVALYPAAWGFFQLFTGFLSDRWGRKWLIAGGMWLQAASLWLLLMVDQYSLWIVASILLGLGTAMVYPTLQAAISDVAAPSWRASSMGVYRSFRDSGYAFGALFAGILTDVINVEWAIGLVAFLPMIAGVMAALRMKETLPEKAS; via the coding sequence ATGAGAAACATCCAATTCGGTATTAAAGAAAATATCGTCCAGTTTCTCCTGCTCGTGCTGACGAACTTTTTCGTCGGTTCGATGGTCGGGCTCGAACGAACTGTCCTGCCGATTATCGGCGAAGAAGAATTCGGGCTCGCTTCAGCGAGTGCTGCGCTGTCGTTCATTATCAGCTTCGGGTTCTCGAAAGCGATCGTCAATTATTTTGCCGGCGCCATCGCCGACCGGCTGGGCCGCAAAAAAGTGCTGATCGTCGGCTGGAGTGCAGGGCTTTTTGTGCCGCTGCTCGTCATTTTCGCCGACGCCTGGTGGATGATCGTCGTCGCCAATATTTTCCTCGGCATTAACCAAGGCCTCGCCTGGTCGATGACGGTCAATATGAAGATTGACCTTGCAAAACCGACAGAGCGAGGGCTCGCGGTCGGGCTCAATGAATTTGCGGGCTATACCGGTGTTGCCGTCATGGCCGCGTTGTCCGGTTACGTTGCCTCGACTTTCTCAAACCGCCCCGAACCGTTCTATATTGGATTGGCAGTTGTAGCGATCGGCCTTCTGCTATCGTTTCTCGTCCGGGATACCGGCGAACACTTGAAGCGTCAGGCCAAGTCGGCATCACAAGAGGCGGCCCTTTCCGCAGGTGAAGTGTTCAAGCGCACAGCGTTCAAAAACCCAACACTGTCAACCGCTACCTTCGCCGGGCTTTCCACGAATTTGAAAGATGGCATGGCGTGGGGCTTGTTTCCGCTATTTTTCGCCGGTGTCGGATTGAGCGTTCCGGAAATCGGCTTGCTCGTCGCTTTGTATCCGGCCGCCTGGGGATTTTTCCAGTTATTCACCGGATTCTTGAGCGACCGCTGGGGCCGGAAATGGCTGATCGCCGGCGGCATGTGGCTGCAGGCTGCCTCGCTATGGCTTTTGCTGATGGTTGATCAATACAGCCTATGGATCGTGGCATCCATTCTTCTCGGCCTTGGGACCGCAATGGTCTATCCGACCTTGCAAGCAGCGATCAGCGATGTGGCCGCCCCCTCTTGGCGTGCTTCTTCGATGGGTGTCTACCGTTCATTCCGCGACAGCGGCTATGCATTCGGCGCATTATTCGCCGGCATCTTGACCGACGTCATCAATGTCGAATGGGCGATTGGCTTGGTTGCCTTTCTGCCGATGATTGCCGGTGTAATGGCTGCGCTGCGCATGAAAGAAACGCTTCCGGAGAAAGCAAGCTAG
- the rpsN gene encoding 30S ribosomal protein S14 produces MAKKSKVARDKKQRDMVARYAELRKELKAQGDHEALAKLPKDSSPTRLKNRCEVTGRPRGFMRKFGMSRIAFRDLAHKGQIPGVKKSSW; encoded by the coding sequence ATGGCCAAGAAATCAAAAGTAGCACGCGATAAAAAACAACGTGACATGGTGGCGCGCTATGCGGAACTTCGCAAAGAACTGAAAGCGCAAGGCGATCACGAAGCATTGGCGAAATTGCCGAAAGATTCGTCGCCGACCCGTTTGAAGAACCGTTGCGAAGTGACTGGACGCCCGCGCGGCTTCATGCGCAAATTTGGCATGTCCCGCATCGCATTCCGCGACCTTGCACATAAAGGGCAGATCCCCGGCGTCAAAAAATCAAGTTGGTAA
- the rpmG gene encoding 50S ribosomal protein L33: MRVNITLACTETGDRNYSTTKNKRNNPERIELKKYCPRLKKVTLHRETK; the protein is encoded by the coding sequence ATGAGAGTGAACATTACACTGGCCTGCACAGAAACGGGCGACCGCAATTACTCGACGACCAAAAATAAGCGCAACAACCCGGAGCGCATCGAATTGAAAAAATATTGCCCGCGCTTGAAAAAAGTGACTTTGCACCGCGAAACCAAGTAA
- a CDS encoding GTP-binding protein encodes MDKRIPITVLSGYLGAGKTTLLNHILTNREGLKVAVIVNDMSEVNIDSALVQNGGFSRTEEKLVEMQNGCICCTLREDLIVEVEKLASEGDVDYIVIESSGISEPVPVAQTFSYMDDVLGVDLSAMCRLDTMVTVVDGHGFWRDFASGETLLDRKEGATESDEREISDLLIDQIEFADVILLNKTDQLTDDKADELHGVLRALNPSANILRTERSQVPLGEVLNTGRFDLDKASQGAGWIKELNEEHVPETEEYGIASFVYRSETPFHPERLFDWIMDWPVEIVRAKGFLRIATRDSFATLLSQAGPSASLETAGAWDEAYGVKMTELVLIGIKMDQQDIIQSLDNCLLTQQEMAEDWSGFTDPLPQTAMTH; translated from the coding sequence ATGGACAAGCGCATCCCCATTACTGTATTGAGCGGATACCTGGGCGCGGGCAAGACGACGCTATTGAATCATATCTTAACGAACCGCGAAGGCTTGAAAGTCGCAGTCATCGTCAACGACATGAGCGAAGTGAATATCGACAGCGCACTTGTCCAAAACGGCGGCTTTTCCCGCACAGAAGAAAAACTGGTCGAAATGCAAAATGGCTGTATTTGCTGCACATTGCGCGAAGACTTGATCGTGGAAGTCGAGAAGTTGGCGAGTGAGGGCGATGTCGATTATATTGTCATCGAATCGTCCGGCATTAGCGAGCCGGTTCCAGTCGCACAGACCTTCAGCTATATGGACGACGTGCTCGGGGTGGACCTGTCCGCCATGTGCCGGCTCGACACGATGGTGACAGTCGTCGACGGCCACGGCTTCTGGCGCGATTTCGCTTCCGGCGAAACTTTGCTCGACCGAAAAGAAGGGGCGACGGAATCCGATGAACGGGAAATTTCCGATTTGCTTATCGACCAGATCGAGTTTGCGGATGTGATCCTGTTGAACAAAACCGACCAACTCACAGACGACAAAGCGGACGAGCTGCATGGCGTTCTGCGGGCCTTAAATCCGTCTGCGAATATTCTGCGCACCGAGCGCTCGCAAGTGCCACTCGGCGAAGTGCTCAACACAGGCCGGTTTGATTTGGACAAAGCGAGCCAAGGCGCCGGTTGGATCAAAGAACTCAACGAAGAACACGTGCCGGAAACCGAAGAATACGGCATCGCTTCCTTCGTTTACCGCAGCGAAACCCCGTTCCATCCGGAGCGCTTGTTTGACTGGATCATGGACTGGCCGGTGGAAATTGTCCGCGCCAAAGGGTTTTTGCGTATCGCCACACGCGACTCGTTTGCGACTTTATTGTCCCAGGCAGGTCCTTCTGCGAGCCTTGAGACAGCAGGCGCGTGGGACGAGGCATACGGTGTGAAAATGACCGAGTTGGTGCTGATCGGCATCAAAATGGATCAACAAGATATCATTCAATCATTGGATAACTGCTTGCTGACACAACAAGAAATGGCGGAAGACTGGAGTGGGTTCACTGATCCGCTGCCGCAAACAGCCATGACTCATTAA
- a CDS encoding DNA polymerase thumb domain-containing protein: MGKQTGKPRYIACIDMRSFYASCSAVERGLDPMEACIAIVGNQERKGSVVLAASPEMKKRFGVKTGTRLFEIPDHPDILLIEPRMQFYLEISMAITDLFAQYVPKEDIHVYSVDESFIDLTGIIHVYGTPEKAAIDMQDSIMRQFGLPSAVGIGPNMLLAKLALDLEGKKKGLAHWTMKDVPRKLWPVSPLSKMWGIGSRMERNLNNMGIFTVGDLARADVKRLEDRFGIMGHQLHQHARGIDYSELGSLLIEGQKSFGKGQILYRDYETREDILTIVLEMCEDVAMRTREVRMAGRTIHLGMSYSKTSFGGGFSRSRSIDEATNDTLKIYAVCKELFREFYTGQPVRQISLSITNLEDETSMQLSLFEADKWQRRRLGAAMDAIKRKHGPTAIYRGVSGTDAGTAIDRTKLIGGHKK; encoded by the coding sequence ATGGGAAAACAAACAGGAAAGCCCCGCTATATCGCCTGTATCGACATGCGCAGTTTTTACGCCAGCTGTTCAGCAGTCGAGCGCGGCCTTGATCCGATGGAAGCGTGCATCGCCATCGTCGGAAACCAGGAGCGAAAAGGCAGCGTCGTGCTCGCAGCCTCGCCGGAAATGAAAAAACGCTTCGGTGTCAAAACCGGCACACGGCTATTTGAAATTCCGGATCACCCGGATATCCTGCTCATTGAGCCGAGGATGCAGTTTTACTTGGAGATTTCGATGGCCATTACCGACCTGTTCGCCCAGTACGTGCCAAAAGAAGACATCCATGTCTACAGTGTGGATGAGAGTTTCATCGATTTGACGGGCATCATTCATGTGTATGGAACTCCGGAAAAAGCAGCCATCGACATGCAGGATTCGATCATGCGCCAGTTCGGCTTGCCATCTGCAGTCGGCATCGGGCCGAATATGCTGCTGGCCAAGCTGGCACTCGATCTCGAAGGCAAGAAAAAAGGGCTCGCGCATTGGACGATGAAAGACGTGCCGAGAAAATTATGGCCGGTTTCCCCGCTCAGCAAAATGTGGGGCATTGGCAGCCGAATGGAACGCAACCTCAATAATATGGGAATATTCACAGTCGGCGACTTGGCGCGGGCGGACGTCAAACGGCTAGAGGACCGCTTCGGCATCATGGGTCATCAACTGCACCAGCACGCGCGCGGCATCGATTACTCGGAACTTGGATCGCTGCTCATCGAAGGCCAGAAAAGTTTCGGGAAAGGCCAAATTCTTTACCGCGATTATGAAACGCGTGAAGACATCCTGACGATTGTGCTGGAAATGTGTGAAGATGTCGCGATGCGCACACGGGAAGTGCGCATGGCAGGGCGCACGATCCATCTCGGCATGAGCTACAGCAAAACTTCATTCGGCGGAGGCTTCTCACGCTCGCGTTCGATCGACGAAGCAACCAACGACACCTTGAAAATCTACGCTGTGTGCAAAGAACTGTTCCGGGAATTCTACACCGGCCAGCCCGTCCGTCAAATCTCGCTGTCCATCACCAATCTGGAAGACGAAACTTCGATGCAGCTGAGCTTGTTCGAAGCGGATAAATGGCAAAGGCGGCGCCTTGGCGCAGCGATGGATGCGATCAAGCGCAAGCACGGGCCGACCGCGATTTACCGTGGCGTTTCCGGTACAGACGCCGGCACGGCGATTGACCGCACGAAGCTGATCGGCGGGCATAAAAAATGA
- a CDS encoding SDR family NAD(P)-dependent oxidoreductase, which yields MARLEGKVAVITGGAGAIGKVTAKRFLAEGAKVVLVDISEKTLQETKQELRGGVEIVQADVSKETDVKNYVNKAVEAFGKIDVFFNNAGIEGRVAPLTEQTVEDFDQVIAINVRGVFLGMKHVLPIMYKQGSGSVINMSSVSGLSGSPNVSPYITSKHAVVGLTKAAAYESARHQVRVNSVHPSPVNSRMMRSLEEGLGTTEKTLSKTIPLGRYAESEDISNLVLFLASDESTFISGAQYRVDGGMAAL from the coding sequence ATGGCAAGATTGGAAGGAAAAGTGGCCGTCATTACCGGAGGCGCTGGCGCTATCGGCAAAGTGACGGCGAAACGTTTTTTGGCGGAAGGGGCAAAAGTCGTACTCGTCGATATTTCCGAAAAAACGCTCCAAGAAACGAAGCAAGAATTAAGGGGCGGCGTGGAAATTGTCCAAGCCGATGTTTCCAAAGAAACAGACGTCAAAAACTATGTCAACAAAGCGGTCGAAGCGTTCGGCAAGATCGACGTGTTCTTCAACAATGCAGGAATCGAAGGGCGTGTCGCTCCGCTCACCGAGCAGACGGTGGAAGATTTCGATCAAGTCATCGCCATCAATGTGCGCGGCGTCTTTCTCGGCATGAAGCACGTGCTGCCGATTATGTACAAGCAAGGCTCCGGGAGTGTCATTAATATGTCGTCGGTGTCGGGCCTTAGCGGTTCACCGAACGTCAGCCCATATATCACATCGAAGCACGCGGTCGTCGGTTTGACGAAAGCCGCAGCTTACGAAAGTGCGCGCCATCAAGTCCGCGTCAATTCGGTCCACCCGTCGCCGGTCAATTCACGCATGATGCGCTCGCTCGAAGAAGGACTCGGTACAACCGAAAAAACTTTGTCGAAAACGATTCCGCTCGGCCGCTACGCCGAATCCGAGGATATCTCCAATCTAGTGCTGTTTCTCGCTTCCGATGAAAGTACGTTCATCTCAGGCGCCCAGTACCGCGTGGATGGCGGCATGGCCGCATTATAG